The genomic window TACAACCCCTCCGCAGTCGAAGCCGCCGCCCAGGAGTTCTGGGAGGAGCAGAAGAGCTTTGAGGTCACGGAGGACACCAGCAAGGAAAAATTCTACTGCCTGTCCATGTTCCCCTACCCCAGCGGCAAGCTGCACATGGGGCATGTGCGCAACTACACCATTACCGACGTGATTTCCCGCTTCCAGCGTATGCAGGGCAAGAATGTGCTGCACCCCATGGGCTGGGACGCTTTTGGCCTGCCGGCCGAGAACGCGGCGATCCAGAACAAGACCGCCCCGGCCAAGTGGACCTACACCAACATTGATTACATGAAAGGCCAGCTGAAAGCACTCGGCTTCGGCTTTGACTGGTCCCGCGAGCTGGCCACCTGCCAGCCCTCCTACTATCGCTGGGAGCAGTGGTTCTTCACCCGCCTGTACGAGAAAGGCCTGGTGTACAAGAAGAATTCCGCGGTGAACTGGTGCCCCCATGACGCCACCGTACTGGCCAACGAGCAGGTCGAAGACGGCTGCTGCTGGCGCTGCGGTACCACCGTCGAGCGCCGCGAGCTGGCGCAGTGGTTTATCAAGATCACCGACTACGCCGAGGAACTGCTCAACGACCTCGACAAGCTGCCCGACTGGCCGGAGCAGGTGCGTACCATGCAGCGCAACTGGATCGGCAAGAGCAAGGGCGTCGAACTGAGCTTTGCCCTGCCCCACACCATAGCCGGCGTGGACCACTTCGATGTGTACACCACCCGCCCCGATACTCTGATGGGTGTCACCTATGTCTCCATCGCCGCCGAACATCCGATCGCGCTGGAGCTGGCGGAGAACAACGCCGAGCTGAAGACCTTCATCGAGGAGTGCAAGAAGCAGTCCCTGTCCGAGGCCGATATGGCCACCATGGAAAAGCGCGGTATGGACACCGGCATCAAGGCCGTGCACCCGATCACCGGCGAGGAAGTGCCGGTATGGGTCGCCAACTATGTACTGATGGACTATGGCACCGGCTGCGTGATGGCGGTGCCCGCCCACGACCAGCGCGACTGGGAATTTGCCCGCAAGTACGACCTGCCGATCGAGCAGGTGGTGACGCCGGCCGGTGACGAGACCATCGACCTGGATAAAGAGGCCTTTGTCGAAAAGGGCGTGCTGGTGAATTCCGGCGGCTTTGATGGCCTGGATTTCGAGGCGGCCTTCAATGCCATCGCCGACGCACTGTCTGCGGCGGGCAAGGGCCGGGTGACCACCAACTACCGCCTGCGCGACTGGGGGGTATCCCGCCAGCGCTACTGGGGGGCGCCGATTCCCATGTTCAACCTGCCCGACGGCGGCGAGATTCCGGTGCCGGCGGACAAACTGCCGATCCTGTTGCCGGAAGATGTAGAGCTGGACGGTGTGCAGTCGCCGATCAAGGCCGATCCGGAATGGCGCAAGGACGACCTCAACGGTGAGCCGGTGGAGCGTGAGACCGACACCTTCGACACCTTTATGGAGTCCAGCTGGTACTACGCCCGCTACACCTGCCCCGATTTCGAGCAGGGCATGCTGGATCCGGACCGCGCCAACTACTGGCTGCCGGTGGACCA from Microbulbifer aggregans includes these protein-coding regions:
- the leuS gene encoding leucine--tRNA ligase — protein: MEEQYNPSAVEAAAQEFWEEQKSFEVTEDTSKEKFYCLSMFPYPSGKLHMGHVRNYTITDVISRFQRMQGKNVLHPMGWDAFGLPAENAAIQNKTAPAKWTYTNIDYMKGQLKALGFGFDWSRELATCQPSYYRWEQWFFTRLYEKGLVYKKNSAVNWCPHDATVLANEQVEDGCCWRCGTTVERRELAQWFIKITDYAEELLNDLDKLPDWPEQVRTMQRNWIGKSKGVELSFALPHTIAGVDHFDVYTTRPDTLMGVTYVSIAAEHPIALELAENNAELKTFIEECKKQSLSEADMATMEKRGMDTGIKAVHPITGEEVPVWVANYVLMDYGTGCVMAVPAHDQRDWEFARKYDLPIEQVVTPAGDETIDLDKEAFVEKGVLVNSGGFDGLDFEAAFNAIADALSAAGKGRVTTNYRLRDWGVSRQRYWGAPIPMFNLPDGGEIPVPADKLPILLPEDVELDGVQSPIKADPEWRKDDLNGEPVERETDTFDTFMESSWYYARYTCPDFEQGMLDPDRANYWLPVDQYVGGIEHAILHLLYARFFHKLMRDEGLVDSDEPFKQLLCQGMVLAESFYKEKDGHKTWINPADVDVERDEKGKAIRAVERATGEEVTAGGVVKMSKSKNNGIDPHAAVEEYGADTVRLFTMFAAPPEQTLEWHDAGVEGASRFLRKLWKTVHGHLDTGSMTAAIDAGSLSDKQQQLRRKTHETIQKVSDDYGRRQTFNTAIAAVMELLNEVGKLAERDSEQGLAVEREALEAAVQLLAPVTPHVCHQLWQALGNDTPLVDATWPQVDEKALVRSSITLVVQVNGKVRAKLEAPADAAKETLEQMALSNENVQKFIGDATVRKVIVVPGKLVNVVAK